A part of Acidimicrobiales bacterium genomic DNA contains:
- a CDS encoding YceI family protein: protein MTGEGGGRSRRVLVWVLAAVVGVVVLVAGGTWVYINVIRDDPPPPLSLDAATTTSTAPAGASTTTPAGGPDEGAGLDGVWDASGDSVVGYRVDEILFGQNATAVGRTNAVTGSLTLEGGRVTEASFEVDMATVTSDESRRDDQFRGRIMDVATHPTSAFVLTAPIDLGSVPAEGETVSAEATGDLTLRGTTASVTFPVEARLQDGTIQVSGTIPIVFADWGIPNPSGGPVTTEDNGQLELLLVFVQG, encoded by the coding sequence ATGACGGGCGAGGGTGGCGGCAGGTCGAGGCGGGTGCTGGTGTGGGTGCTGGCCGCGGTCGTCGGGGTCGTGGTGCTCGTCGCCGGCGGCACCTGGGTCTACATCAACGTGATCCGCGACGACCCACCGCCGCCGCTGTCGCTCGACGCCGCCACGACCACCAGCACCGCACCGGCGGGGGCGTCGACCACCACCCCGGCCGGCGGGCCCGACGAGGGGGCCGGCCTGGACGGGGTCTGGGACGCCTCCGGCGACTCCGTCGTGGGCTACCGCGTCGACGAGATCCTCTTCGGCCAGAACGCCACGGCCGTCGGGCGCACCAACGCGGTGACGGGGTCGCTCACCCTGGAGGGCGGCCGGGTGACCGAGGCCTCGTTCGAGGTCGACATGGCCACCGTGACCTCCGACGAGAGCCGGCGCGACGACCAGTTCAGGGGGCGGATCATGGACGTCGCCACCCACCCCACGTCGGCCTTCGTGCTCACCGCCCCCATCGACCTGGGCTCGGTCCCCGCCGAGGGCGAGACGGTCTCGGCCGAGGCCACCGGTGACCTCACCCTGCGGGGCACGACCGCCTCGGTGACCTTCCCCGTGGAGGCCCGCCTGCAGGACGGGACGATCCAGGTGAGCGGGACCATCCCCATCGTCTTCGCCGACTGGGGGATCCCCAACCCCAGCGGTGGCCCCGTCACCACCGAGGACAACGGCCAGCTGGAGCTCCTCCTGGTGTTCGTCCAGGGGTGA
- the ettA gene encoding energy-dependent translational throttle protein EttA, translating into MPRREGARADEQGRTPGCGRDGGPLASPGVAPQFIFTTRKLGRVHPPDRQVLADISLSFFPGAKIGVLGANGAGKSSLLRIMAGEDDGYSGEARLTPGSTRGFLPQEPRLDPAKDVLGNVMDGVAPVQQLLDRYQQVLAAWGEPDADYEKVGAEQAELEDRIDAADAWNLERNVEIAMDALRLPPGDADVSTLSGGERRRVALCRLLLARPDLLLLDEPTNHLDAESVAWLERFLQEYAGTVVAVTHDRYFLDNVAGWILELDRGRGIPFEGNYSSWLEQKQARLAREEKQSSARQRTLQRELEWVRMAPKARQAKGRARLSAYEKLLAEAQADRGPGDRLEISIAAGPRLGDLVIEAEHLRKGFGDRLLIEDLSFSLPPAGIVGVIGPNGAGKTTLFRMLTGQEPPDGGELRVGPTVELACVDQSRDTLDASATVYEEITGGTDEIKVGNRVVNGRAYVASFNFKGADQQKKVGELSGGERNRVHLAKVLRTGGNVLLLDEPTNDLDVDTLRALEDALEAFAGCAVVISHDRWFLDRVATHVMAFEGDSQVRWFEGNFTEYEALRHKELGAEADQPHRIRYKPLARG; encoded by the coding sequence ATGCCTCGTCGGGAGGGAGCCCGCGCCGACGAGCAGGGTCGGACCCCGGGGTGCGGCCGCGATGGCGGGCCCCTAGCCTCCCCGGGCGTGGCACCCCAGTTCATCTTCACCACGCGCAAGCTCGGCCGGGTGCACCCGCCCGACCGCCAGGTGCTCGCCGACATCAGCCTGTCGTTCTTCCCCGGCGCCAAGATCGGGGTGCTCGGGGCGAACGGTGCCGGCAAGTCGTCGCTCCTGCGGATCATGGCCGGCGAGGACGACGGCTACTCGGGCGAGGCGCGGCTCACACCCGGGTCCACCCGGGGCTTCCTTCCCCAGGAGCCCCGTCTCGACCCGGCCAAGGACGTGCTCGGCAACGTGATGGACGGCGTCGCCCCCGTCCAGCAGCTGCTCGACCGCTACCAGCAGGTCCTGGCCGCGTGGGGCGAGCCCGACGCCGACTACGAGAAGGTCGGCGCGGAGCAGGCCGAGCTCGAGGACCGCATCGACGCGGCCGACGCGTGGAACCTCGAGCGCAACGTCGAGATCGCCATGGATGCGCTGCGGCTCCCCCCGGGCGACGCCGACGTGTCGACGCTGTCCGGTGGCGAGCGGCGACGCGTGGCCCTGTGCCGGCTGCTGCTGGCCCGGCCCGATCTGCTCCTGCTCGACGAGCCCACCAACCACCTGGATGCCGAGTCGGTCGCCTGGCTGGAGCGCTTCCTGCAGGAGTACGCCGGGACCGTGGTGGCCGTCACCCACGACCGCTACTTCCTCGACAACGTGGCCGGCTGGATCCTGGAGCTCGACCGGGGACGGGGCATCCCCTTCGAGGGCAACTACTCCTCGTGGCTGGAGCAGAAGCAGGCGCGCCTGGCCCGCGAGGAGAAGCAGTCGTCGGCGAGGCAGCGCACCCTCCAGCGCGAGCTCGAGTGGGTGCGCATGGCGCCCAAGGCCCGCCAGGCCAAGGGCAGGGCCCGGCTGAGCGCGTACGAGAAGCTCCTGGCCGAGGCCCAGGCCGACCGCGGCCCCGGTGACCGGCTGGAGATCTCGATCGCCGCCGGGCCGCGCCTCGGGGACCTGGTGATCGAGGCCGAGCACCTCCGGAAGGGCTTCGGCGACCGGCTGCTGATCGAGGATCTGTCGTTCTCCCTCCCGCCCGCAGGGATCGTGGGGGTGATCGGCCCGAACGGGGCCGGCAAGACCACGCTGTTCCGGATGCTCACCGGGCAGGAGCCGCCCGACGGTGGCGAGCTGCGGGTCGGTCCCACCGTCGAGCTGGCCTGCGTCGACCAGAGCCGCGACACCCTCGACGCCTCGGCGACCGTCTACGAGGAGATCACGGGCGGCACCGACGAGATCAAGGTGGGCAACCGCGTGGTCAACGGCCGGGCCTACGTCGCCTCGTTCAACTTCAAGGGCGCCGACCAGCAGAAGAAGGTCGGGGAGCTGTCGGGCGGCGAGCGCAACCGCGTCCACCTGGCCAAGGTGCTGCGCACCGGCGGCAACGTCCTGCTGCTCGACGAGCCGACCAACGACCTCGACGTCGACACCCTGCGCGCCCTCGAGGACGCGCTGGAGGCCTTCGCCGGCTGCGCGGTCGTGATCAGCCACGACCGCTGGTTCCTCGACCGCGTGGCCACCCACGTGATGGCGTTCGAGGGCGACTCGCAGGTGCGCTGGTTCGAGGGCAACTTCACCGAGTACGAGGCCCTGCGCCACAAGGAGCTGGGGGCCGAGGCCGACCAGCCCCACCGGATCCGCTACAAGCCCCTGGCCCGGGGCTGA
- a CDS encoding site-2 protease family protein, whose protein sequence is MRESVRLGRVFGIPVGVHWSLLVVFGLLWLGLAAGELPAAHPGEPAALYWLAGLVAVVAFFAGLLAHELAHAVVARREGLPVEGITLWLLGGVSRLGGEPATPAIELRVAVVGPATSIGLAAAGGVLWLLLSAVEAPGLVTVLVAWLATINLVLGLFNLLPALPLDGGRVLRAILWRRWGDQRRATAASAGAGIATGAVLIGLGLLGVAAGVLVGGVWFVLLGWFLLDAARAEVSGVDVRRRLAGVRVGDVMSPHPVAVPAWVTVDELVRHHVAEHPWSTYPVRDADGSVVGLVTRSQLQQVPGDAWPCTLVRSVARPLGQVATAAPGDALLAVLPALATSPDRRLLVLDHGHLVGIVTPTDVSRALELGALTGPGGRADTAA, encoded by the coding sequence ATGCGCGAGAGCGTCCGCCTGGGCCGGGTGTTCGGCATCCCCGTCGGGGTGCACTGGAGCCTCCTCGTGGTCTTCGGCCTGCTCTGGCTGGGCCTGGCGGCGGGCGAGCTCCCGGCCGCGCACCCGGGGGAGCCGGCGGCGCTCTACTGGCTCGCCGGCCTGGTGGCGGTGGTCGCCTTCTTCGCCGGCCTGCTGGCACACGAGCTCGCCCATGCGGTCGTGGCCCGTCGCGAGGGGCTCCCCGTCGAGGGGATCACCCTCTGGCTCCTCGGCGGGGTGTCCCGCTTGGGCGGTGAGCCCGCCACGCCCGCCATCGAGCTGCGCGTGGCGGTCGTGGGCCCGGCCACGAGCATCGGGCTGGCCGCGGCCGGGGGCGTCCTGTGGCTGCTGCTCAGCGCGGTGGAGGCGCCCGGGCTGGTCACCGTCCTGGTCGCGTGGCTCGCCACGATCAACCTGGTGCTGGGCCTGTTCAACCTGCTGCCGGCCCTGCCGCTCGACGGCGGGCGGGTGCTCCGGGCGATCCTCTGGCGGCGGTGGGGCGACCAGCGCCGGGCCACGGCCGCGTCGGCCGGCGCAGGCATCGCGACCGGCGCCGTGCTCATCGGGCTCGGGCTGCTCGGGGTGGCGGCCGGCGTTCTGGTGGGTGGTGTGTGGTTCGTGCTGCTCGGGTGGTTCCTCCTCGACGCGGCCAGGGCCGAGGTGTCGGGCGTGGACGTGCGCCGGCGGTTGGCGGGCGTGCGGGTCGGCGACGTCATGAGCCCCCACCCGGTGGCGGTCCCGGCCTGGGTCACGGTCGACGAGCTGGTCCGCCACCACGTGGCGGAGCATCCCTGGTCGACGTACCCGGTGCGTGACGCCGACGGCTCGGTCGTCGGTCTCGTCACCCGGTCGCAGCTCCAGCAGGTGCCGGGCGACGCCTGGCCGTGCACGCTGGTTCGCAGCGTGGCCCGACCCCTCGGGCAGGTGGCCACGGCCGCGCCGGGCGACGCCCTGCTGGCGGTGCTCCCCGCCCTGGCGACCAGCCCCGATCGGCGTCTGCTCGTGCTCGACCACGGTCACCTGGTCGGGATCGTGACCCCCACCGACGTCAGCCGAGCCCTGGAGCTGGGTGCCCTGACGGGGCCGGGCGGGCGCGCGGACACGGCCGCGTGA
- a CDS encoding DUF1876 domain-containing protein, with amino-acid sequence MREPKTWTVTITLVEDEESTDATAHLLVGETTYGGWGRARRNPIDPDMPRVGDELAVARSLSDMAHKLLDDAARRIEEVEGRPVRLHE; translated from the coding sequence ATGCGAGAGCCCAAGACCTGGACCGTGACGATCACGCTGGTGGAGGACGAGGAGAGCACCGACGCCACCGCGCACCTGCTGGTGGGCGAGACGACCTACGGCGGCTGGGGCCGCGCCCGCCGGAACCCCATCGACCCGGACATGCCGCGGGTCGGTGACGAGCTCGCCGTGGCCCGCTCGCTGAGCGACATGGCCCACAAGCTCCTCGACGACGCCGCCCGCCGGATCGAAGAGGTCGAGGGTCGCCCCGTCCGGCTGCACGAGTAG
- a CDS encoding dienelactone hydrolase family protein produces MPARGEGWGRWRSVTPHRFRDRREAGRFLAVELAERGFRDPVVLGLPRGGVVVAAEVAAALHAPLDVVVVRKVGAPSQPELAIGAVGEGGVAVWNDDLVRALRLDPSSLDRLAAREAQRVDERVRRYRPARPGVEVAGHDVVVVDDGLATGATARAACQVVRARHPRRLVLAVPVAPPDTAAALAADVDQLVCPVRPEAFSAVGQWYDHFGQTSDDEVVSLLEAAPVHLVAVQGATLTAELVVPAGAAGLVVFVHGSGSSRRSPRNQAVAAALRERGLGTLLFDLLTPAEAVDRANVFDVSLLARRLVDVVRWAGTRHDAAGLPVGLFGASTGAAAALVAAPLLAGVAAVVSRGGRPDLAGEALAAVRQPVLLVVGGADRVVLDLNRAAAERLGGPVEVAVVPGAGHLFEEPGALEEVARLAGDFLVEHLRPR; encoded by the coding sequence GTGCCTGCCCGTGGCGAGGGTTGGGGGAGGTGGCGCTCGGTCACGCCGCACCGCTTCCGCGATCGGCGGGAGGCGGGCCGGTTCCTGGCCGTCGAGCTGGCCGAGCGGGGCTTCCGCGACCCCGTCGTGCTCGGTCTGCCCCGGGGCGGCGTGGTGGTGGCCGCCGAGGTGGCCGCCGCCCTCCACGCGCCCCTCGACGTGGTGGTGGTGCGGAAGGTGGGCGCCCCGTCGCAGCCCGAGCTGGCGATCGGCGCGGTGGGCGAGGGTGGTGTGGCGGTCTGGAACGACGACCTGGTGCGGGCCCTCCGGCTCGACCCCTCGTCGCTGGATCGGCTCGCCGCCCGCGAGGCGCAGCGCGTGGACGAGCGGGTGCGCCGCTACCGCCCGGCCCGCCCCGGGGTCGAGGTCGCCGGGCACGACGTGGTCGTGGTCGACGACGGCCTGGCCACCGGGGCCACCGCCCGGGCCGCCTGCCAGGTGGTGCGGGCGCGGCACCCGCGTCGGCTGGTGCTGGCCGTGCCGGTCGCGCCGCCCGACACGGCTGCGGCGTTGGCGGCCGACGTCGACCAGCTCGTCTGCCCCGTCCGGCCGGAGGCCTTCAGCGCCGTGGGGCAGTGGTACGACCACTTCGGCCAGACGTCGGACGACGAGGTCGTGTCGCTCCTCGAGGCCGCGCCGGTGCACCTCGTCGCGGTGCAGGGGGCGACGCTCACCGCCGAGCTCGTCGTCCCGGCGGGCGCCGCCGGGCTGGTGGTGTTCGTGCACGGCAGCGGGAGCAGCCGGCGCAGCCCCCGCAACCAGGCGGTGGCGGCCGCGCTGCGCGAGCGGGGGCTCGGGACGCTGCTGTTCGACCTGCTCACGCCGGCCGAAGCCGTCGACCGGGCCAACGTCTTCGACGTCTCGCTCCTGGCCCGGCGGCTCGTCGACGTCGTCAGGTGGGCGGGCACGCGCCACGACGCCGCGGGGCTGCCCGTCGGGCTGTTCGGCGCGAGCACGGGTGCAGCCGCCGCCCTGGTGGCGGCACCGCTCCTGGCGGGGGTGGCCGCGGTGGTCTCGCGCGGAGGCCGTCCCGACCTGGCGGGCGAGGCGCTGGCGGCCGTGCGGCAACCGGTCCTGCTGGTGGTGGGTGGCGCCGACCGTGTGGTGCTCGACCTCAACCGGGCTGCGGCCGAGCGCCTGGGCGGGCCGGTGGAGGTGGCCGTGGTGCCCGGTGCCGGGCACCTCTTCGAGGAGCCCGGGGCGCTCGAGGAGGTGGCCCGCCTCGCGGGCGACTTCCTGGTCGAGCACCTCCGGCCGAGATGA
- a CDS encoding 3'(2'),5'-bisphosphate nucleotidase CysQ: protein MTPAEVEDDHRLAARLADEAGRLLVDLRADLLGAGAHPWAVRDEGDWRANELLISGLAAARPADRILSEEGAPHRHRSGAPDERVWIIDPLDGTNEYGEPGRIDWAVHVALVVGDAPVAAAVALPAVGLTHATEPAPPPPPPLDGRRPRVVVSRSRAPYAALAIAEALGADLVRLGSAGAKAMAVVTGDVDVYAHAGGQYEWDSAAPTAVARAAGLHVSRLDGSSLRYNRADPWLPDLLICRPELAAAALAAAGR, encoded by the coding sequence ATGACGCCTGCCGAGGTCGAGGACGACCACCGGCTCGCGGCCCGTCTGGCCGACGAGGCCGGGCGGCTGCTGGTGGATCTGCGGGCCGACCTGCTCGGCGCCGGCGCCCACCCCTGGGCGGTCCGCGACGAGGGCGACTGGCGGGCGAACGAGCTGCTGATCAGCGGGCTGGCGGCCGCCCGGCCGGCGGACCGGATCCTGTCCGAGGAGGGCGCGCCCCACCGCCACCGCAGCGGCGCGCCCGACGAGCGGGTCTGGATCATCGACCCCCTCGATGGCACCAACGAGTACGGCGAGCCCGGCCGGATCGACTGGGCGGTGCACGTCGCCCTGGTGGTGGGCGACGCGCCCGTGGCCGCCGCGGTGGCCCTGCCGGCGGTGGGCCTCACCCACGCCACCGAACCCGCGCCGCCACCTCCCCCGCCCCTCGACGGCCGGCGCCCCCGGGTGGTGGTGAGCCGCAGCCGGGCGCCGTACGCGGCCCTGGCCATCGCCGAGGCCCTCGGTGCCGACCTGGTGCGGCTGGGCTCGGCGGGCGCCAAGGCGATGGCTGTCGTGACCGGCGACGTCGACGTGTACGCCCACGCCGGGGGGCAGTACGAGTGGGACTCGGCCGCCCCGACCGCGGTGGCGCGCGCCGCCGGGCTCCACGTGAGCCGCCTCGACGGCTCGTCGCTGCGCTACAACCGGGCCGACCCGTGGCTGCCCGACCTGCTCATCTGCCGTCCCGAGCTGGCGGCGGCCGCCCTGGCCGCGGCCGGCCGCTGA
- a CDS encoding enoyl-CoA hydratase/isomerase family protein, producing MERKVVRYEVTEGVALVTLDRPERLNAWTGRMHAEYRWCLAQADRDADVRVVVVTGAGRGFCAGADSAALEKHAEAGRYDPGMGDDAARPGYGVRPEFDHDFAWHFGLSVPVIAAVNGPAAGVGFVLACFCDLRFAAAGAKLTTSAGRLNLPAEYGLSWVLPRLVGIGHAADLLLSSRVVLAEEAAAMGLVNRVVPPAELLPAALAYARRMAAEVAPASLAEAKRQLYVDLHGDVGAAVERSKRLLDAMVTEPDYREGVAALLQRRPPRFGPAGPRPPWPPD from the coding sequence GTGGAGCGCAAGGTCGTCCGCTACGAGGTCACCGAGGGCGTCGCCCTCGTCACCCTCGACCGACCGGAGCGGCTGAACGCCTGGACCGGGCGGATGCACGCCGAGTACCGGTGGTGCCTGGCCCAGGCCGACCGCGACGCCGACGTGCGCGTGGTGGTGGTCACCGGCGCCGGCCGGGGGTTCTGCGCCGGGGCCGACTCGGCCGCGCTCGAGAAGCACGCCGAGGCCGGCCGCTACGACCCGGGCATGGGTGACGACGCCGCCCGGCCCGGCTACGGCGTCCGCCCCGAGTTCGACCACGACTTCGCCTGGCACTTCGGTCTGTCGGTGCCCGTCATCGCGGCGGTCAACGGCCCCGCCGCCGGTGTGGGCTTCGTGCTCGCCTGCTTCTGCGACCTGCGGTTCGCGGCGGCCGGAGCCAAGCTCACGACCTCGGCCGGCCGGTTGAACCTCCCCGCCGAGTACGGGCTGTCGTGGGTCCTGCCCCGCCTCGTCGGGATCGGGCACGCCGCCGACCTGCTGCTCTCGAGCCGGGTGGTCCTCGCCGAGGAGGCCGCCGCGATGGGCCTGGTGAACCGGGTGGTGCCGCCGGCCGAGCTGCTGCCCGCCGCCCTGGCGTACGCCCGCCGGATGGCCGCCGAGGTGGCGCCGGCCTCGCTGGCCGAGGCCAAGCGCCAGCTCTACGTCGACCTGCACGGCGACGTGGGCGCCGCCGTCGAGCGCTCGAAGCGGCTGCTCGACGCCATGGTCACCGAGCCCGACTACCGGGAGGGCGTGGCCGCCCTGCTCCAGCGGCGCCCCCCGAGGTTCGGACCGGCCGGGCCCCGCCCGCCCTGGCCACCCGACTGA
- a CDS encoding CoA transferase: MLQGISVVELAVWVAGPSAGGVLADWGADVVKVEPPAGDPMRELFGALGGGSLAGSPPFDLDNRGKRSVVLDLAVPEARQALDRLLGGADVFLTNLRPAALERLGLGPEAVGSRHPRLVYAAVSGYGPAGPDRDRAGYDVGAFWARTGIARTLVPEGEDPPGIRSGFGDHVTGITTVAGILAALLDRTRTGTGRVVETSLLRTGIWCLGWDLGIQLRYGKLAPTLPRTEAAAPLVNSYRAGDGRWFWLLGLEADRHWPGVVAAVDRPDLAADPRFADARARRKNAPALIAELDRAFAGRTRGEWVERFDANDVWWAPVQTAEEVVRDPQALAAGAFVEIPPADRDGRAVSAVASPVSFRGVDTGPSGPVPALGAATEEVLRQVGYDDAGLDALRRSGALG; the protein is encoded by the coding sequence GTGCTGCAGGGGATCAGCGTCGTCGAGCTGGCCGTGTGGGTGGCCGGCCCGTCGGCCGGCGGGGTCCTGGCCGACTGGGGTGCCGACGTGGTGAAGGTCGAGCCCCCGGCCGGCGACCCCATGCGGGAGCTGTTCGGGGCGCTCGGTGGGGGCAGCCTGGCTGGGTCCCCGCCCTTCGATCTCGACAACCGGGGCAAGCGGTCGGTGGTCCTCGACCTCGCCGTGCCCGAGGCGCGCCAGGCGCTCGACCGGCTCCTCGGTGGCGCCGACGTGTTCCTCACCAACCTCCGCCCGGCGGCGCTGGAGCGGCTCGGGCTCGGCCCGGAGGCGGTCGGGTCCCGTCACCCCCGGCTGGTCTACGCCGCGGTGAGCGGCTACGGCCCGGCCGGCCCCGACCGGGATCGGGCCGGCTACGACGTGGGGGCGTTCTGGGCGCGCACCGGCATCGCCCGCACCCTCGTCCCCGAGGGCGAGGATCCCCCGGGGATCCGGAGCGGGTTCGGCGACCACGTCACCGGGATCACCACGGTGGCCGGCATCCTCGCCGCGCTGCTCGACCGGACCCGCACCGGCACCGGGCGGGTGGTGGAGACGTCGCTGCTCCGCACCGGGATCTGGTGCCTGGGTTGGGACCTCGGCATCCAGCTCCGCTACGGCAAGCTCGCGCCCACCCTGCCCCGCACCGAGGCCGCGGCGCCGCTGGTCAACTCCTACCGGGCCGGCGACGGCCGGTGGTTCTGGCTGCTGGGCCTGGAGGCCGATCGCCACTGGCCGGGCGTGGTCGCGGCCGTCGACCGGCCCGACCTGGCCGCGGACCCGCGCTTCGCCGACGCCCGGGCCCGCCGCAAGAACGCCCCGGCCCTGATCGCCGAGCTCGACCGCGCCTTCGCCGGGCGGACCAGGGGCGAGTGGGTCGAGCGCTTCGACGCCAACGACGTGTGGTGGGCGCCCGTGCAGACGGCCGAGGAGGTGGTGCGCGACCCCCAGGCGCTGGCCGCCGGTGCGTTCGTCGAGATCCCTCCGGCCGACAGGGACGGGCGAGCGGTGTCGGCGGTGGCCTCGCCGGTCTCGTTCCGGGGCGTCGACACGGGCCCCAGCGGCCCGGTGCCGGCCCTCGGCGCAGCGACCGAGGAGGTGCTGCGGCAGGTCGGGTACGACGACGCGGGCCTGGACGCGCTGCGGCGGTCCGGCGCGCTGGGCTGA